One Paraburkholderia phymatum STM815 genomic window, GTGTCAGCGGCAGGCGGGGTCCAGCGATACAGAACAATGCTCGCGTCGTTGTAGTTGTCCTTCGTGACTTCGTACTCACCCGTCGAACGGCGGTATGCCCGAACTCCATACATGGAGTCCACGTCGTTGCCCACGTCGACATTGTTCGAATTGCTATTGACGAACGTGGCATCGAGCTTTCCTGTCGTGAGATTGAACGCGTCGATATTCGGCACGGTATGCACATAGCCCACAAACAGATAATTGCCGGCTGCCGCAATGGATTTCGGGTTCGCGCTCGTGAGGTTGATCACCGGTTGCGGCACGGTCCTGTTGCCGGCCAGCCAGCCGCGATACACCTCGACTCGCGATCCAACGGCCGTCCAGTCCGTACTGCCCGTCGTTCCTTGCGTCAGGATCATTGTGTCGCTCTCAGGCAAGTAGATGATCCGGGTCAATTGCGTAATCGTGCCCGGGATCGGCATCGCAATCGCGGCTCCCCAGATGGGTTTGCCGTTCGCGTCGAAGCCGGTCAGCGGATAGTGCGAAATGACGTGAGTCTTGTCGAGACCCGCCCAGATATCGCCTTTGCTATCCAGGCAGAAGCCATTGCGAACTTTCGCAGCCGTACCGAACGCCGTTCCCGGCAACGTGCTGTCGGGAATCGCAATGTATCCGCTCGTCCGGTCGAAGTGGAAGAAGTAAAACGTGTCGGGATTCTGGCTCGCCGCGACGAGTATCCTGTGTCCGCCCACGCTGGCGAGTTGGGCGAAATGTTCTCCGCGTTCGTGGTCGGCGAGATTAATGCGCGGATCGGACGGATACGTGATCGGATCGATCGTGTTCGCGATGTAGTTGCCTCCCACGGTGCCCGGATAGATGTTCACTCCGCCGTAGAAGATGGCGCCGTCGGTGGCCGGGTCGGGTACCCCATTTCCTTCGAAGTTCACCGATTGAAGCTGCCAGCGCAGAACGCCGCCGGCGTCGTATGCGTGAATGTCGGTGCCGCCGTTGCGGCCGAGATCCCACGATCCGCCCCACGGGTTGTTCAGCACGAACAGGTTGCGCGCCGAATCCCTGCCGATTCCGGTGACACGCGTGAAGCGCCTGTCGCCCACCTGTCCCTTGATGCCGGTGACCGGGTTAAGGTAGCCGCCTTGAACACCAAACGTACCGGCTGCACGAGGTGCGCCGGACACGTCGTAGATCTTGATGTTCATATCCGGACCCTCGTCGCCGATCCACAGCCGCCCGCCGATGGAGTCGAAGAATAGCGAAACGGGTTGCGCTTTCGCCGGCAACTGGATGGTATTGCCGCGTTCGCCGGTCGGGCGAAACTGGAGCACGTCGCCCATGCTTTGTCGCGCGACCCAGATATTGCCGCCTGCGTCGAGTGCAAGCGCGCCCGGCGCTTCGACGCCGATATCGCGCAGCCAGACACCGGACGTCGTGAATACGCGCACACGGTTGCCTGGGAAATCGCTCGCGTAAAGCAGCGAGCCGGACGTCGCCAGCCCAGTGACGACATCGGCGAGGCGTTCGGTGGTCGTGGCGCTGACCGGGATCAGCAGATCGCGTGTGCGGCTCGTCCGGTCGTACCGGCCAACCGTGCCGCTTCCATACGTGGCGTTGAACTGCAGCGCCGCGAACAGCGAGGTCGAATTACCCGTGATCGCCCCGCCCTGAAACTCGCCGTGCCCGCCGATCGATCCGATGTTCCGTCCGTTCTGATAGATCGCGATGCCGCCTTCGTTCTCGTCCCACATGGACGCGGTATAGATCACGCCTTCCGGTGCCACCCACATCGAGCGGGCCACGTTGCCTACCCGGGTCGTGGCCGTGCCATGCGTGTTGGCCATCCAGCCGGTCGAGTACTGCGCGTCGCAAACGGACGGAACTGCCGCGCTCAGCACGAGCGCGACGAAAGCATGACAGAAACGTTTGACGCACATGACGGAGGTGTCTTCTCGATTACACGCCGTGCAATACAGGCGTCCATGAAGCGGTGTTGCCAGCCCTGGCAAACTTGCGGTCCGAGCCCACGCCGATCCGAACCTGCGCGTCGAATTGGCGTGAGATGTCGAACGGGTTAACGGCGATGCGCGACGCGAGTTAAGCGGTTTTTCGACGGGCCTATAAGAATGACGCCTTGCGTTCGCGTTGGTCGTCGAGATTGTCGGCGATCCAGGTCTTCGGCGACCAAGGAATGTCTCGAGACCAAATTGTCCCATAGCCACTCCGGCAGGTCCCGAGCCTTCCGCCAATGCGTTTGCACTGGCGAGCCATGCGCACCTGCTGCACAAAGGTGCGCTAGCGAATACTGTTCAACGCCTTGGCAAATCTGGCCACCGAGCCTTCGACGTCATGGAGCTTGTCCAGGCCAAACAGTCCAATGCGGAAGGTCTTGAAATCTTCAGGCTCGTCAACCTGAAGGGGAACGCCGGGAGCGATCTGCAAGCCGGCATCCGCGAATTTCTTGCCGGATCGGATGCCGTCGTCGTCCGTGTAGCTGACCACGACGCCCGGAGCCTGAAAACCTTCAGCCGCCACGCTTTTGAAACCTGCGTCATTCAAGAGTGCGCGAATGCGCTTGCCGAGCTCGAGCTGTTCCACTCTCACTTTGTCGAAGCCATATGCCTCGGTTTCCATCATGACGTCGCGCAGCGTCGCGAGACTGTCAGTGGGCATCGTCGCGTGGTACGCGAACCCGCCGTTTTCGTAGGCTTCCATAATCTGCAGCCATTTGCGCAGATCGCAAGAGAAACTGGTGCTGGTCGTTGCGTCGATCCTTTCACGGGCGAGCGGGCTAAGCATAACCAGCGCACAGCAAGGTGACGCGCTCCATCCTTTTTGCGGTGCGCTGATCAGAATATCGACGCCACTGGCCTGCATGTCCACCCAGATCGTGCCGGAGGCGATGCAATCCAGTACAAACATCCCGCCGACGGCATGAACGGCGTCGGCGACCTCGCGCAAGTAGTCATCGGGCAGCATCATCCCCGATGCCGTTTCGACATGCGGTGCAAAGACCAGATCCGGTTTGTTTTCCTTGATCGCGGCGACCACTTCTTCGATGGGAGCCGGCGCATAGGCGGCCTGTCTTCCTTCTTCGACGGGGCGCGCCTTCAACACGATCGATTCGGACGGAATGCCTCCCATGTCGAAAATCTGCGACCAGCGGTAGCTGAACCAGCCGTTGCGGATGACGAGACATTTTCTGTTCGTCGCGAACTGCCGGGCAACCGCTTCCATACCGAACGTCCCGCTACCGGGGACGATCGCGACCGACTTCGCGTTGTAGACTTTCTTCAGGGCGTCGGATATATCGCGCATGACGCCTTGAAAAAGGTGCGACATATGATTGATCGATCGGTCGGTGTAAACGACTGAATATTCGAGGAGCCCCTCGCGGTCGACATCGGGAAGTAAACCTGGCACCTTCGCCTCCGGTAATGGACAAGTAAAAGAACGGCAAACCCGCAAACCGATTCTAACGAAAGCCAGCTGCAACCGCATCGGCAAGACGTTGCCCTTACCTGTCGTGCACGTTTCGGCATGGACCGTCTCGTCGAGTCACACCGGCAGCGAATATTCCAGCGGCGCCGAGCGGCTCGACTATGAACTTTCGCGGGAGCGTGGTTCAAAATGAACCGATACACACGTCTTGCGGCGCGCAACAAGTGCACAAGCGAAGACGCCCTAAAGCGGTAAATGACAACGCTTAAGTCAGGCGCAGATCCCACAACACATCAAGCACGTGCTGCGTGGAACGCTCGACATAGCCCGCACGATAAGCAATGCCGAGCCGGCGCCACAACGCCGGGCGTAGTGGACGCATCACAATGCGCTTGTCTGGTAATGGCGTAGTGGCCTCGTGAGGCAACAGCGCTGCGCCGTAACCGGCCGCTACGAGACTCTTGATCGCGTCGTTGAAGTTGAGCTGAATGCGCGGCACTGGATGGTGCCCTGCCGTCGCGAACCACTCCGCAGTCAGACGCGATAGACGCGTCGTCGCGTCATTGAGAATCAGAGG contains:
- a CDS encoding SMP-30/gluconolactonase/LRE family protein; its protein translation is MCVKRFCHAFVALVLSAAVPSVCDAQYSTGWMANTHGTATTRVGNVARSMWVAPEGVIYTASMWDENEGGIAIYQNGRNIGSIGGHGEFQGGAITGNSTSLFAALQFNATYGSGTVGRYDRTSRTRDLLIPVSATTTERLADVVTGLATSGSLLYASDFPGNRVRVFTTSGVWLRDIGVEAPGALALDAGGNIWVARQSMGDVLQFRPTGERGNTIQLPAKAQPVSLFFDSIGGRLWIGDEGPDMNIKIYDVSGAPRAAGTFGVQGGYLNPVTGIKGQVGDRRFTRVTGIGRDSARNLFVLNNPWGGSWDLGRNGGTDIHAYDAGGVLRWQLQSVNFEGNGVPDPATDGAIFYGGVNIYPGTVGGNYIANTIDPITYPSDPRINLADHERGEHFAQLASVGGHRILVAASQNPDTFYFFHFDRTSGYIAIPDSTLPGTAFGTAAKVRNGFCLDSKGDIWAGLDKTHVISHYPLTGFDANGKPIWGAAIAMPIPGTITQLTRIIYLPESDTMILTQGTTGSTDWTAVGSRVEVYRGWLAGNRTVPQPVINLTSANPKSIAAAGNYLFVGYVHTVPNIDAFNLTTGKLDATFVNSNSNNVDVGNDVDSMYGVRAYRRSTGEYEVTKDNYNDASIVLYRWTPPAADTAASAAKTMWVSPFNVK
- a CDS encoding aminotransferase class V-fold PLP-dependent enzyme, translating into MPGLLPDVDREGLLEYSVVYTDRSINHMSHLFQGVMRDISDALKKVYNAKSVAIVPGSGTFGMEAVARQFATNRKCLVIRNGWFSYRWSQIFDMGGIPSESIVLKARPVEEGRQAAYAPAPIEEVVAAIKENKPDLVFAPHVETASGMMLPDDYLREVADAVHAVGGMFVLDCIASGTIWVDMQASGVDILISAPQKGWSASPCCALVMLSPLARERIDATTSTSFSCDLRKWLQIMEAYENGGFAYHATMPTDSLATLRDVMMETEAYGFDKVRVEQLELGKRIRALLNDAGFKSVAAEGFQAPGVVVSYTDDDGIRSGKKFADAGLQIAPGVPLQVDEPEDFKTFRIGLFGLDKLHDVEGSVARFAKALNSIR